From the Gouania willdenowi chromosome 19, fGouWil2.1, whole genome shotgun sequence genome, one window contains:
- the cdk5r1b gene encoding cyclin-dependent kinase 5 activator 1b: MGTVLSLSPSYRKAALFEDGPATVGPYTAVQNSKNAKDKNLKRHPLINVLPWKRIAAVSAKKKSSKKVQPNYQSNVTHLNNENLKKSQSCANLSSFTQDQDQGSPGLTKTSTTNNAVSSVKKAPLSGSNAAPGTPKRVIVQASTSELLRCLGDFLCRRCFRLKHLNPSEPVLWLRSVDRSLLLQGWQDQGFITPANVVFVYMLCRDVVSSEVGSEHELQAVLLTCLYLSYSYMGNEISYPLKPFLVESSKETFWDRCLSIINLMSNKMLQINSDPHYFTQVFADLKNESQKEEERSRLLIGLDR, encoded by the exons ATGGGAACCGTGCTGTCGCTGTCCCCCAGCTACCGGAAAGCGGCGCTGTTTGAGGACGGCCCGGCCACCGTGGGGCCCTACACGGCCGTCCAGAACAGCAAGAACGCCAAGGACAAGAACCTGAAGCGCCACCCGCTCATCAACGTGTTGCCATGGAAACGCATCGCCGCCGTGTCAGCCAAGAAGAAGAGCTCCAAAAAG GTCCAGCCCAACTACCAGAGCAACGTGACCCACCTGAACAATGAGAACCTGAAGAAGTCCCAGTCCTGCGCCAACTTGTCCTCCTTCAcccaggaccaggaccaaggCAGCCCTGGCCTCACCAAGACCTCCACCACCAATAACGCCGTGTCGTCGGTGAAGAAAGCCCCGCTGAGCGGCTCCAACGCGGCCCCCGGGACCCCCAAGAGAGTGATTGTGCAAGCGTCCACCAGCGAGCTGCTGCGTTGCCTGGGCGACTTCCTGTGCCGCCGCTGCTTCCGCCTCAAACACCTGAACCCCAGCGAGCCGGTGCTGTGGCTGCGCAGCGTGGACCGCTCCCTGCTGCTGCAGGGCTGGCAGGACCAGGGCTTCATCACCCCCGCCAATGTGGTCTTCGTCTACATGCTGTGCCGGGACGTGGTCTCGTCCGAGGTGGGCTCTGAGCATGAGCTGCAGGCCGTGCTGCTCACCTGCCTCTACCTGTCCTACTCCTACATGGGCAACGAGATCTCCTACCCGCTCAAGCCCTTCCTGGTGGAGAGCTCCAAGGAGACGTTCTGGGACCGCTGCCTGTCCATCATCAACCTGATGAGCAATAAGATGCTGCAGATCAACTCCGACCCGCACTACTTCACCCAGGTGTTCGCAGACCTGAAGAACGAGAgccagaaggaggaggagaggagccGCCTGCTCATCGGCCTGGACCGGTGA